A region from the Phycisphaeraceae bacterium genome encodes:
- a CDS encoding MBL fold metallo-hydrolase, which translates to MDYRVISIGSLSQHELWNERGQSRTPHATTTLIRSGDRVILVDPGLPPQVITARLQERSGLEPSAVTDVFLTNFRPAHRRGISAFTQARWLISETERENVGRALVEMFQREKDEATQRILQEEISILKTCAVAPDRIAPQVDLFPLPGFTPGTAGLLLAFVNSTVLIAGDAVATSEHLEQGRVLRGAVDAGKAKESLVEAIEIADVIIPGHDNMVINPTRKAF; encoded by the coding sequence ATGGATTACCGCGTAATCAGCATCGGCTCGCTCAGCCAGCACGAGCTTTGGAATGAAAGAGGCCAGTCGCGAACCCCTCACGCGACGACGACACTCATCCGCAGCGGTGATCGTGTGATTCTTGTTGATCCGGGGTTGCCTCCACAAGTCATCACCGCCCGGCTACAGGAGCGCAGCGGATTGGAGCCATCAGCTGTTACTGATGTCTTTTTGACAAACTTTCGCCCGGCGCATCGACGAGGAATATCCGCTTTTACCCAGGCAAGATGGCTCATCAGTGAAACGGAGCGTGAAAACGTCGGACGCGCACTGGTTGAGATGTTTCAGCGTGAGAAGGACGAAGCGACACAACGGATATTGCAGGAAGAAATATCAATTCTCAAAACGTGTGCAGTGGCTCCTGATCGGATTGCTCCGCAGGTGGATCTGTTTCCCTTGCCGGGATTTACGCCGGGAACAGCGGGGCTGTTGCTGGCCTTTGTCAATTCGACGGTTCTGATCGCCGGTGACGCGGTCGCCACCTCGGAGCATCTCGAACAAGGCCGCGTTCTGCGCGGCGCCGTCGATGCTGGAAAGGCCAAGGAAAGCCTGGTCGAAGCTATCGAGATCGCGGATGTCATCATTCCCGGCCACGACAATATGGTTATCAACCCCACGCGAAAAGCATTCTGA
- the coaD gene encoding pantetheine-phosphate adenylyltransferase, with translation IAVFPGTFDPFTNGHLDVIRRGENLFDRLVVAIGHNPAKRELFSIEERLDMVTTIVREVCTHVTVESFRGLTVDYAKKIGAAVILRGLRNVTDLHYEFQLALTNRAVADIETVFIMTGEAYGFTSSSLIKQIAAGGEIDRLGRLLPPLVVEKLKEKKRKLGESFSSLRTDDLQDG, from the coding sequence AGATCGCAGTTTTCCCCGGGACGTTTGACCCATTCACAAACGGTCACCTCGACGTGATTCGCCGCGGTGAAAACCTGTTTGATCGCCTCGTCGTCGCTATTGGTCACAATCCCGCCAAGCGTGAGTTGTTTTCCATCGAGGAGCGGCTCGACATGGTTACGACTATCGTCCGCGAAGTGTGTACCCATGTGACGGTGGAGAGTTTTCGGGGTTTGACGGTGGACTACGCCAAAAAAATCGGTGCCGCAGTTATCCTTCGAGGTCTGCGAAATGTGACGGACCTTCATTATGAATTTCAGCTTGCACTGACTAACCGCGCGGTAGCGGATATTGAGACCGTGTTCATTATGACGGGTGAAGCCTATGGGTTTACCAGCTCCAGCCTGATCAAGCAGATTGCGGCAGGTGGCGAGATTGATCGTTTGGGCCGCCTGCTCCCGCCGCTGGTCGTGGAGAAACTCAAGGAAAAGAAGCGTAAACTCGGCGAATCGTTTTCCTCGCTTCGCACCGATGATCTGCAGGACGGGTAA